Proteins from one Ramlibacter sp. PS4R-6 genomic window:
- a CDS encoding SDR family oxidoreductase — MHYFVTGATGFIGKRLVRKLLERKGSVVHFLIRKESEDKVPALREYWGVGAARAVPVFGDLTQKKLGVSAEDTKALKGQVDHFYHLAAVYDLSADEESQVAVNVEGTRHTVEFAKAVDAGHFHHVSSIAAAGLYEGVFREDMFDEAENYDHPYFMTKHESEKIVRKEYKGKWTVYRPAMVVGDSQSGEMDKIDGPYYFFKVIQRMRQLLPPWMPAVGLEGGRVNIVPVDYVVDALDHISHQEGINHRAFHLVDPVGYRVGDVLDIFARAAHAPKFSLFVNAALLGFIPKSVKKGLMALAPVRRIRNAVMKDLGLPEDILAFVNYPTRFDSRDAQAMLKGTGIAVPNLKDYAWRLWDYWERHLDPDLHIDRTLRGTVGGKVVLVTGGSSGIGLAAAHKFAEAGAVTIICGRDQDKLDEACKEAKDKGYQFVAYPADIADMADCDRFTALLEKNHGGVDFLINNAGRSIRRAIESSYDRFHDFERTMQLNYFGCLRVTMGLLPGMVAKKKGHVVNISSIGVLTNAPRFSAYVASKAALDAWTRCASSEFADRGITFTTINMPLVRTPMIAPTNIYNNVPTLSPEQAADMIAEACIYHPVRIATRLGIAGEVMHALLPRVAQIVMNTSFRMFPDSAAAKGDKGAKPQLSAEAIAMQQMMQGIHF, encoded by the coding sequence ATGCACTATTTCGTCACCGGCGCGACCGGCTTCATCGGCAAGCGGCTGGTCAGGAAGCTGCTCGAGCGCAAGGGCTCGGTCGTGCACTTCCTGATCCGCAAGGAAAGCGAGGACAAGGTCCCCGCCCTGCGCGAGTACTGGGGCGTCGGCGCCGCGCGCGCCGTGCCCGTCTTCGGCGACCTCACGCAGAAAAAGCTGGGTGTGTCGGCCGAGGACACTAAGGCGCTCAAAGGGCAGGTCGACCACTTCTATCACCTCGCCGCGGTGTACGACCTGTCGGCCGACGAGGAGAGCCAGGTCGCGGTGAACGTCGAGGGCACGCGCCACACGGTGGAATTCGCCAAGGCCGTCGACGCGGGGCACTTCCACCACGTCTCCTCGATCGCGGCGGCGGGCCTGTACGAAGGCGTGTTCCGCGAGGACATGTTCGACGAGGCCGAGAACTACGACCACCCCTACTTCATGACCAAGCACGAGAGCGAGAAGATCGTGCGCAAGGAGTACAAGGGCAAGTGGACGGTGTACCGCCCGGCGATGGTGGTCGGCGACTCGCAGTCGGGCGAGATGGACAAGATCGACGGCCCGTACTACTTCTTCAAGGTGATCCAGCGCATGCGGCAGCTGCTGCCGCCGTGGATGCCCGCCGTGGGCCTCGAAGGCGGGCGCGTGAACATCGTGCCGGTGGACTACGTGGTGGACGCGCTCGACCACATCAGCCACCAGGAGGGCATCAACCACCGCGCCTTCCACCTGGTCGACCCCGTGGGCTACCGCGTCGGGGACGTGCTGGACATCTTCGCGCGCGCCGCGCACGCACCCAAGTTCAGCCTGTTCGTCAATGCGGCGCTGCTCGGCTTCATCCCCAAGAGCGTCAAGAAGGGCCTGATGGCGCTGGCGCCGGTGCGCCGCATCCGCAACGCGGTGATGAAGGACCTCGGCCTGCCCGAGGACATCCTCGCGTTCGTGAACTACCCGACGCGCTTCGACAGCCGCGACGCGCAGGCCATGCTCAAGGGCACGGGCATCGCGGTGCCGAACCTGAAGGATTACGCCTGGCGCCTGTGGGACTACTGGGAGCGCCACCTCGACCCCGACCTGCACATCGACCGCACGCTGCGCGGCACCGTCGGCGGCAAGGTGGTGCTGGTCACCGGGGGCTCCTCGGGCATCGGCCTGGCCGCCGCGCACAAGTTCGCCGAGGCGGGCGCGGTCACCATCATCTGCGGCCGCGACCAGGACAAACTCGACGAGGCCTGCAAGGAAGCCAAGGACAAGGGCTACCAGTTCGTCGCCTACCCGGCGGACATCGCCGACATGGCCGATTGCGACCGCTTCACCGCGCTGCTCGAGAAGAACCACGGCGGGGTCGATTTCCTGATCAACAACGCGGGCCGCTCCATCCGCCGCGCCATCGAGTCGAGCTACGACCGCTTCCACGACTTCGAGCGCACCATGCAGCTCAATTACTTCGGGTGCCTGCGCGTCACCATGGGCCTGCTGCCGGGCATGGTGGCCAAGAAGAAGGGCCACGTGGTCAACATCAGCTCGATCGGCGTGCTGACGAATGCTCCGCGCTTCTCGGCGTACGTCGCGTCGAAGGCGGCGCTCGATGCGTGGACGCGCTGCGCCTCCAGCGAATTCGCCGATCGCGGCATCACCTTCACCACCATCAACATGCCGCTGGTGCGCACGCCGATGATCGCGCCGACCAACATCTACAACAACGTGCCGACGCTGTCGCCCGAGCAGGCCGCCGACATGATCGCCGAGGCGTGCATCTACCACCCGGTGCGCATTGCCACGCGCCTGGGCATCGCCGGCGAGGTGATGCACGCGCTGCTGCCGCGCGTCGCGCAGATCGTGATGAACACCAGCTTCCGCATGTTCCCCGACTCCGCGGCGGCCAAGGGCGACAAGGGCGCCAAGCCGCAGCTCTCGGCCGAGGCCATCGCCATGCAGCAGATGATGCAGGGCATCCACTTCTGA
- a CDS encoding mannose-1-phosphate guanylyltransferase/mannose-6-phosphate isomerase gives MAAEVPVPIVPVILSGGAGTRLWPVSREGHPKPFMKLPDGHTLLGRTVERAMAAGTAGRLMLVTNRDYYFVSKDEVGATLGADANKASYLLEPVGRNTAAAIAAAAHAITEEFGPQAVMLVLPADHLIEPVEDFVRATRDAAALAAQGKLVTFGIQPRSPETGYGYIEAGGAMRGGAAREVVRFVEKPDTETAKAYVASGNFLWNSGMFCMRASVLLEELALHRPQLAQAVAHCWKETGAQRGAPFTELASEPFSAVESISIDYAVMEPSKRLVVLPVHFGWNDIGSWSAIAGLVAPGADGNRVHGDAVVLDCEDCFISSEDRMVAAVGLRGVLVVDTPDALLVADAGSAQRVKDVVAHLKKRGHESYRLHRTVTRPWGTYTVLEGGPGYKIKRIDVRPGGALSLQMHRHRSEHWVVVSGTAKVQCDEREFLVLTNQSTYIPAGKKHRVENPGERDLVMIEVQSGDYLGEDDIVRFSDIYGRVTA, from the coding sequence TTGGCCGCCGAAGTACCCGTCCCCATCGTTCCCGTCATCCTGTCCGGCGGCGCCGGCACGCGCCTGTGGCCGGTGTCCCGCGAAGGGCATCCCAAGCCCTTCATGAAGCTGCCCGACGGGCACACGCTGCTGGGGCGGACGGTGGAGCGCGCCATGGCCGCGGGAACGGCGGGGCGCCTGATGCTGGTGACCAACCGCGACTACTACTTCGTCTCCAAGGACGAAGTGGGCGCGACGCTCGGCGCCGATGCGAACAAGGCCAGCTACCTGCTGGAGCCCGTGGGCCGCAACACGGCCGCGGCCATCGCGGCGGCGGCCCATGCCATCACCGAGGAATTCGGCCCGCAAGCCGTCATGCTGGTGCTGCCCGCCGACCACCTGATCGAGCCGGTCGAGGACTTCGTGCGCGCCACGCGCGACGCGGCGGCGCTGGCCGCGCAGGGCAAGCTCGTGACCTTCGGCATCCAGCCGCGCTCGCCGGAAACCGGCTACGGCTACATCGAGGCCGGCGGCGCGATGCGCGGCGGCGCCGCGCGCGAGGTGGTGCGCTTCGTCGAGAAGCCCGACACCGAGACCGCGAAGGCGTACGTCGCCAGCGGCAATTTCCTGTGGAACAGCGGCATGTTCTGCATGCGCGCCAGCGTGCTGCTGGAGGAACTGGCCTTGCACCGCCCCCAGCTCGCCCAGGCGGTGGCGCACTGCTGGAAGGAAACCGGCGCCCAGCGCGGCGCGCCTTTCACCGAACTCGCCTCGGAGCCGTTCTCGGCCGTCGAGAGCATCTCCATCGACTACGCGGTGATGGAGCCGAGCAAGCGCCTGGTGGTGCTGCCGGTGCATTTCGGCTGGAACGACATCGGCTCGTGGAGCGCGATCGCGGGCCTGGTGGCCCCCGGCGCCGACGGCAACCGCGTCCACGGCGATGCGGTCGTGCTCGACTGCGAGGACTGCTTCATCAGTTCGGAGGACCGCATGGTCGCGGCCGTGGGGCTGCGGGGCGTGCTGGTGGTGGACACGCCCGATGCCCTGCTGGTGGCCGACGCCGGCAGTGCGCAGCGCGTGAAGGACGTGGTGGCGCACCTGAAGAAGCGCGGCCACGAAAGCTACCGTTTGCACCGCACCGTGACGCGCCCCTGGGGCACTTACACCGTGCTCGAAGGCGGCCCCGGCTACAAGATCAAGCGCATCGACGTGCGTCCCGGCGGCGCGCTGTCGCTGCAGATGCACCGCCACCGCAGCGAGCACTGGGTGGTGGTGAGCGGAACGGCCAAGGTGCAGTGCGACGAGCGCGAGTTCCTCGTGCTGACGAACCAGTCCACCTACATCCCCGCGGGCAAGAAGCACCGCGTCGAGAACCCCGGCGAGCGCGACCTCGTGATGATCGAGGTGCAAAGCGGCGACTACCTCGGCGAGGACGACATCGTCCGCTTCTCGGACATCTACGGGCGCGTGACGGCCTAA
- a CDS encoding GDP-mannose 4,6-dehydratase yields MKLLATGHLGFVGRAMREFVTSRPALGVDWCEPAREHDVRDRADLLAMVREHQPDWVVHLAAHSHVQASWSDPAGTLQTNAGGTANLLGALDDAGFRGRLLYVSSADVYGAVPDDQLPVDESREPAPRSPYASSKVASEVLCRQWARARPLDVVIARPFNHTGPGQREEFALPRFAKEIAAIRTGRQGPLIQAGDLEVTRDFLDVDDVVDAYVRLLRSGAGGETYNVCSGREVLLRDAVGQLLEIAGVKAEVATDPALLRPAEQRRMVGSYDKLAQATGWQPATPLRDTLARLLNHWILELEE; encoded by the coding sequence ATGAAATTGCTGGCGACGGGGCACCTGGGCTTCGTCGGGAGGGCCATGCGCGAGTTCGTCACGTCCCGGCCCGCCCTGGGCGTGGACTGGTGCGAACCGGCGCGCGAGCACGACGTCCGCGACCGCGCCGACCTGCTGGCGATGGTCCGCGAGCACCAGCCGGACTGGGTGGTGCACCTCGCCGCGCACAGCCACGTGCAGGCCTCGTGGAGCGACCCCGCCGGCACCCTGCAGACCAATGCCGGCGGCACGGCCAACCTGCTGGGCGCGCTGGATGACGCCGGCTTCCGGGGGCGCCTGCTGTACGTGAGCAGCGCCGACGTCTACGGCGCCGTGCCCGATGACCAGCTGCCCGTCGATGAATCGCGCGAACCCGCGCCGCGCAGCCCCTATGCGAGCAGCAAGGTCGCGTCCGAAGTGCTGTGCCGCCAGTGGGCGCGCGCGCGCCCGCTGGACGTGGTGATCGCGCGGCCTTTCAACCACACGGGCCCGGGCCAGCGGGAGGAGTTCGCGCTACCCCGCTTCGCGAAGGAGATCGCCGCGATCCGCACCGGCCGCCAGGGCCCCCTGATCCAGGCCGGCGACCTGGAGGTCACGCGCGACTTCCTCGACGTCGACGACGTGGTCGACGCCTACGTGCGCCTGCTGCGATCGGGTGCGGGCGGCGAAACATACAATGTGTGCTCCGGGCGCGAGGTGCTGCTGCGCGACGCGGTGGGCCAGTTGCTGGAGATCGCGGGCGTGAAGGCCGAAGTGGCGACCGATCCGGCCTTGCTGCGGCCCGCCGAGCAGAGGCGCATGGTCGGCAGCTACGACAAGCTCGCGCAGGCCACCGGCTGGCAGCCCGCCACCCCCTTGCGCGACACGCTCGCCCGCCTGCTCAATCACTGGATCTTGGAATTGGAAGAATGA
- a CDS encoding hemerythrin domain-containing protein produces the protein MDIFEALRLSHDTQRTLATQILQTQGASPERGGLFRQFKHELAAHAAAEERWFYRVLIESDSSMAQARHGMAEHHEMDELVSELNKIEMSSSGWIAQFQKLRDKVFHHLEDEEHAIFQLAGKVLTGKQKTELGRDYETAFAEFRLGAMPMNSAEG, from the coding sequence ATGGACATCTTCGAAGCCCTGAGGCTCTCACACGACACGCAGCGCACGCTAGCCACGCAGATCCTGCAGACGCAAGGCGCGTCGCCCGAGCGCGGCGGGCTGTTCCGGCAGTTCAAGCACGAGCTGGCCGCACACGCCGCGGCGGAGGAACGCTGGTTCTACCGCGTGCTGATCGAGTCGGATTCCAGCATGGCGCAGGCCCGCCACGGGATGGCGGAGCACCACGAGATGGACGAACTGGTGAGCGAGCTCAACAAGATCGAGATGTCGTCATCGGGCTGGATCGCGCAGTTCCAGAAGCTGCGCGACAAGGTGTTCCACCACCTCGAGGACGAGGAACACGCGATCTTCCAGCTGGCCGGCAAGGTGCTCACGGGCAAGCAGAAGACCGAATTGGGACGCGACTACGAAACGGCGTTCGCCGAGTTCCGCCTGGGCGCGATGCCCATGAACTCCGCCGAAGGCTGA
- a CDS encoding phasin family protein, whose product MVTKTKKAAGGETAAETKSAAQLAGTVKESASQIWLAGLGAFSKAQEEGGKVFEALVKEGMSIQRKTQAAAEEKITEATSRMASMASDIGNKASGQWDKLENIFEERVSRALKKLGVPTARDIDDLVARIDELNRNVQKLGGKPGPAKKAASTKPTAKRASRKPS is encoded by the coding sequence ATGGTCACGAAGACGAAGAAGGCAGCCGGCGGCGAAACCGCGGCGGAAACGAAGTCGGCGGCGCAGCTGGCCGGCACGGTGAAGGAATCGGCCTCGCAGATCTGGCTGGCCGGCCTGGGCGCCTTCTCCAAGGCGCAGGAAGAAGGCGGCAAGGTGTTCGAAGCCCTGGTGAAGGAAGGCATGTCGATCCAGCGCAAGACGCAGGCCGCGGCCGAAGAGAAGATCACCGAGGCCACCAGCCGCATGGCCAGCATGGCCAGCGACATCGGCAACAAGGCCTCCGGCCAGTGGGACAAGCTGGAAAACATCTTCGAAGAGCGCGTCTCGCGCGCGCTGAAGAAGCTGGGCGTGCCCACGGCGCGCGACATCGACGACCTCGTCGCGCGCATCGACGAGCTCAATCGCAACGTGCAGAAGCTGGGCGGCAAGCCCGGCCCGGCGAAGAAGGCCGCCAGCACCAAGCCCACGGCCAAGCGCGCGTCGCGCAAGCCGTCTTGA
- a CDS encoding TetR/AcrR family transcriptional regulator has translation MPKKAPRRTAERILEVSLDLFNRFGEPNVSTTLISAELNISPGNLYYHYPAKDELINALFDRYERALNEILNASDGVRNVEDAWFFMHTLFELIWQYRFLYRDLNDLLSKNRRLETHFQWVLKNKTRAVRALLDGMSRAGAVSIDSREVDATATSMVVVLTYWLSYEYVRDPRRALEPESAQLALMRGAHHVLNLLVPYLEQGQRMHLLKLVSAYDAAPGTR, from the coding sequence ATGCCGAAGAAAGCGCCGCGCCGCACCGCCGAGAGGATCCTGGAGGTGTCGCTCGACCTGTTCAACCGCTTCGGCGAGCCGAACGTGTCGACGACGCTGATCTCGGCCGAGCTCAACATCAGCCCTGGCAACCTGTACTACCACTACCCGGCCAAGGACGAATTGATCAACGCGCTGTTCGACCGCTACGAACGCGCGCTCAACGAGATCCTCAACGCCAGCGACGGCGTGCGCAACGTAGAGGACGCCTGGTTCTTCATGCACACGCTGTTCGAGCTGATCTGGCAGTACCGCTTCCTGTACCGCGACCTGAACGACTTGCTGTCGAAGAACCGGCGGCTCGAGACGCATTTCCAGTGGGTGCTGAAGAACAAGACGCGCGCCGTGCGCGCGCTGCTGGACGGCATGAGCCGCGCGGGGGCGGTGAGCATCGACTCGCGCGAGGTCGACGCCACGGCCACCAGCATGGTGGTGGTGCTGACCTACTGGCTGAGCTACGAGTACGTGCGCGACCCGCGCCGGGCGCTGGAGCCGGAGAGCGCGCAGCTCGCGCTGATGCGCGGCGCACACCACGTGCTCAATCTGCTGGTACCCTATCTCGAACAAGGGCAGCGGATGCACCTGCTCAAGCTCGTCTCGGCTTACGACGCAGCACCCGGCACCCGCTAG
- a CDS encoding Crp/Fnr family transcriptional regulator encodes MKRPESSVEAVRALARLPFFEGVDTAALAEIAAVTTWREMKKRQQVLSKGAVGDHLLFLVAGRLQVLDVTESGREIGLNLLMPGDYFGELSVIDGQPRSASVVAMETSLVALVPKAHAWELFRHNPLVAERVLLGLAARLRNASVYQTILCLPNASQRVFALLLRLCKVAPGGLVVIDNPPKQQALAIMANTSRESVSRAITVLIDEGVVEKDHHRLIVRDRKALERHAAQDAP; translated from the coding sequence ATGAAACGTCCCGAAAGCAGTGTCGAAGCCGTCCGTGCGCTGGCCCGCCTGCCCTTCTTCGAAGGCGTCGACACGGCCGCGCTGGCGGAGATTGCGGCCGTCACCACCTGGCGCGAGATGAAGAAGCGCCAGCAAGTGCTCTCCAAAGGCGCCGTGGGCGACCACCTGCTCTTCCTCGTCGCCGGGCGCCTGCAGGTGCTGGACGTCACCGAGAGCGGGCGCGAGATCGGGCTGAACCTGCTGATGCCCGGGGACTACTTCGGCGAGCTGTCGGTCATCGACGGCCAGCCGCGCTCCGCTTCGGTGGTGGCGATGGAGACCTCGCTGGTCGCCCTCGTGCCGAAGGCGCATGCGTGGGAACTCTTCCGCCACAACCCGCTGGTGGCCGAGCGCGTGCTGCTGGGCCTGGCCGCGCGCCTGCGCAACGCCTCCGTGTACCAGACCATCCTGTGCCTGCCGAATGCGTCGCAGCGGGTGTTCGCCCTGCTGCTGCGCCTGTGCAAGGTGGCGCCCGGGGGGCTCGTGGTCATCGACAACCCGCCCAAGCAGCAGGCCCTGGCGATCATGGCGAACACCAGCCGCGAGAGCGTGTCGCGCGCCATCACCGTGTTGATCGACGAGGGTGTCGTCGAGAAGGACCACCACCGGCTGATCGTGCGCGACCGCAAGGCGCTGGAGCGCCACGCGGCGCAGGACGCGCCTTAG
- a CDS encoding wax ester/triacylglycerol synthase family O-acyltransferase — protein sequence MVTRIVATEVARRAGSRARKTARAVQSHATRAASGILGLAGERMTKVDTAWLRMDSPSNLMVIVGVWTLKPGISYAELCKRVEERLLKYNRFRQRVVEDAAGATWVEDAEFDIANQVVREKLPKAKGATQQQALQKRVGELAMEPLDRAHPLWRIHLVEDYEGGSALIVRIHHCIADGIALISVTMSLVDGGAAPPERRRKQAPSNPEEWIADTLIKPFTDISVKALGKMGEGAAKSLEMLRDPQQGLSSSFDVAKVGLQLVNDAAALLLMPDDSKTRLKGKPGRSKRVAWCPPVPLEEVKAVGKALNCSINDVLLSCVAGAIGEYLRELGDDVDGQEIRAMVPVNLRPMEQAYKLGNRFGLVPLVLPIGIQNPIERVYEVRRRMNALKGSTQPVLAFLTLALSGLLIKPAQDAITSMFGRKTTAVMTNVPGPREKLKFLGSTIEQTLFWVPQSGDIGLGVSILSYGGGVQFGVITDTTLCPDPQKIIDQFEPEFGKLSVVTLMLPWGE from the coding sequence ATGGTGACCCGCATCGTCGCAACCGAAGTGGCGCGCCGCGCCGGATCGCGCGCGCGCAAGACGGCCCGCGCGGTGCAGTCGCACGCCACCCGCGCCGCCAGCGGCATCCTGGGGCTGGCCGGCGAGCGCATGACCAAGGTCGACACAGCCTGGCTGCGCATGGACTCGCCCAGCAACCTGATGGTGATCGTGGGCGTGTGGACGCTCAAGCCCGGCATCTCGTACGCCGAGCTGTGCAAGCGCGTCGAGGAGCGCCTGCTCAAGTACAACCGCTTCCGCCAGCGCGTCGTCGAGGATGCTGCGGGCGCGACGTGGGTCGAGGACGCCGAGTTCGACATCGCGAACCAGGTGGTGCGGGAGAAGCTGCCGAAGGCAAAGGGCGCCACGCAGCAGCAGGCGCTGCAAAAGCGCGTGGGCGAGCTCGCGATGGAACCGCTGGACCGTGCGCACCCCTTGTGGCGCATCCACCTGGTCGAGGACTACGAGGGCGGCAGCGCCCTCATCGTGCGCATCCACCACTGCATCGCCGACGGCATCGCGCTGATCTCGGTGACCATGTCGCTGGTGGACGGCGGCGCGGCGCCGCCCGAGCGCCGCCGCAAGCAGGCGCCGTCCAACCCCGAGGAATGGATCGCCGACACGCTGATCAAGCCTTTCACCGACATCAGCGTCAAGGCGCTGGGCAAGATGGGCGAGGGCGCGGCGAAGTCGCTGGAGATGCTGCGCGACCCGCAGCAGGGCCTGAGCAGCTCGTTCGACGTCGCCAAGGTCGGCCTGCAGCTGGTCAACGACGCGGCGGCGCTGCTGCTGATGCCCGACGACTCGAAGACGCGCCTGAAAGGCAAGCCGGGCCGCAGCAAGCGCGTGGCCTGGTGCCCGCCCGTGCCGCTGGAGGAAGTGAAGGCCGTCGGCAAGGCGCTGAACTGCTCGATCAACGACGTGCTGCTGTCGTGCGTGGCCGGCGCCATCGGCGAATACCTGCGCGAGCTCGGCGACGACGTGGACGGCCAGGAGATCCGGGCGATGGTGCCCGTGAACCTGCGCCCGATGGAGCAGGCCTACAAGTTGGGCAACCGCTTCGGCCTGGTGCCGCTGGTGCTGCCGATCGGCATCCAGAACCCGATCGAGCGCGTGTACGAGGTGCGCCGGCGCATGAACGCGCTCAAGGGCAGCACGCAGCCCGTGCTGGCCTTCCTCACCCTGGCGCTGTCGGGCCTGTTGATCAAGCCCGCGCAGGACGCGATCACCAGCATGTTCGGCCGCAAGACCACGGCCGTGATGACCAACGTGCCGGGCCCGCGCGAGAAGCTGAAGTTCCTCGGCTCCACCATCGAGCAGACCTTGTTCTGGGTGCCGCAGTCCGGCGACATCGGCCTGGGCGTGTCGATCCTCAGTTACGGCGGCGGCGTGCAGTTCGGCGTGATCACGGACACCACCTTGTGCCCCGACCCGCAGAAGATCATCGACCAGTTCGAGCCCGAGTTCGGCAAGCTGTCGGTGGTGACGCTGATGCTGCCCTGGGGCGAGTGA
- a CDS encoding patatin-like phospholipase family protein has translation MTRTRKTPRIALALAGGGPLGAIYEIGALCALDEALDGVDFTRLDHYVGVSAGGFIAAALANGMSPREICASFIEGKSDNDVFDPAWLMVPAWGEFARRAIMFPTLATSALWRATLGRRPLSHSLEQLGRSLPTGIFSNELVDTRLADVFSRPGRTNDFRRLRSKLTLVATDLDTGEAAPFGRAGWDHVPISKAVQASSALPGLFPPVEIGEHSYVDGALKKTMHASVALDEGVDLLLCLNPLVPFNARGSGIPRIADGGLPAVLSQTFRSMIHSRMALGMKHYERAYPGTDIVLIEPDQDDNELYLANTFGYARRRQMAEHAYRQTRAMLRARRASLAPKLARHGVAIRGEVLADPLRHLVVPTRAPGRLGRAVSSLHAVLDELQLQTA, from the coding sequence ATGACCCGAACAAGAAAAACACCCCGCATCGCGCTGGCGCTGGCCGGCGGCGGACCGCTGGGGGCGATCTACGAGATCGGCGCGCTGTGCGCGCTCGACGAGGCTCTGGATGGCGTCGACTTCACCCGCCTGGACCACTACGTCGGCGTGTCGGCCGGCGGTTTCATCGCCGCGGCGCTGGCCAACGGCATGTCGCCGCGCGAAATCTGCGCCTCCTTCATCGAAGGCAAGAGCGACAACGACGTCTTCGACCCGGCCTGGCTGATGGTGCCGGCGTGGGGCGAGTTCGCGCGCCGCGCCATCATGTTCCCGACCCTCGCGACATCGGCCCTGTGGCGCGCGACGCTGGGGCGCCGCCCCTTGTCGCATTCGCTGGAGCAGCTCGGCCGCAGCCTGCCCACGGGCATCTTCTCCAACGAACTCGTCGACACGCGGCTGGCCGACGTGTTTTCGCGCCCGGGCCGGACCAACGACTTCCGCCGGTTGCGCAGCAAGCTCACGCTGGTGGCGACCGACCTGGACACCGGCGAGGCCGCGCCCTTCGGCCGCGCCGGCTGGGACCATGTGCCGATCTCCAAGGCGGTGCAGGCCAGCAGCGCGTTGCCGGGCCTATTTCCTCCCGTGGAGATCGGCGAGCACTCCTACGTCGATGGCGCGCTGAAGAAGACGATGCACGCCTCGGTCGCGCTCGACGAGGGCGTGGACCTGCTGCTGTGCCTGAACCCGCTGGTGCCGTTCAACGCGCGCGGATCGGGCATCCCGCGCATCGCCGACGGCGGCCTGCCCGCCGTGCTGTCGCAGACGTTCCGCTCCATGATCCATTCGCGCATGGCGCTGGGCATGAAGCACTACGAGCGCGCGTATCCAGGCACCGACATCGTGCTGATCGAGCCGGACCAGGACGACAACGAGCTGTACCTGGCCAACACCTTCGGCTATGCCCGCCGCCGCCAGATGGCCGAACATGCCTACCGCCAGACGCGCGCGATGCTGCGCGCGCGCCGCGCGAGCCTGGCGCCCAAGCTCGCGCGCCATGGCGTCGCGATCCGCGGCGAGGTGCTCGCCGACCCGCTGCGCCACCTCGTGGTGCCCACCCGCGCGCCGGGGCGCCTGGGCCGCGCCGTGTCGTCGCTGCACGCGGTGCTGGACGAACTGCAGTTGCAGACCGCCTGA
- a CDS encoding glycosyltransferase yields the protein MRVLHVYKSYYPDTIGGIEQVIAQLATALRDSGDESRIFTLSPDAQPRVLRRPEGEVHRRRAWVEIASNPISLSAFAEFRRQVEWADVVHYQFPWPFADLLHLACGRGKPSVVTYQSDVVRQKWLMHAYNPLMKRFLRSVDAVVATSPQYRDSSPVLQALGRDVEVIPNGIDETCFPSPGAHTLAAWRESVGEGFFLFVGVLRYYKGLETLLRAARGFGGRIVIAGTGPQADQLQDYAAREGLANVSFVGRVSDEDKMALLRLARAFVFPSHLRAEAFGMSLVEAAMSALPLVCCEIGTGTSLVNEAGVTGATVPAQDPDALRAAMQRLLDDPAQAVRMGQAARRRFEELFTAGHMARAYRQLYERVRAQP from the coding sequence TTGAGAGTCCTGCACGTTTACAAGAGTTACTACCCCGACACGATCGGCGGCATCGAGCAGGTCATCGCGCAGCTCGCCACGGCGCTGCGCGACAGCGGCGACGAGTCGCGCATCTTCACGCTCAGCCCCGACGCGCAGCCGCGCGTGCTGCGCCGCCCCGAGGGCGAGGTGCACCGGCGCCGCGCATGGGTGGAGATCGCGTCCAACCCGATCTCGCTGTCGGCCTTCGCGGAATTCCGCCGGCAGGTGGAGTGGGCCGACGTCGTGCACTACCAGTTCCCCTGGCCCTTCGCCGACCTGTTGCACCTGGCGTGCGGTCGCGGCAAGCCGAGCGTGGTCACCTACCAGTCCGACGTCGTGCGCCAGAAGTGGCTGATGCACGCCTACAACCCGCTGATGAAGCGCTTCCTGCGGTCGGTCGACGCGGTGGTGGCGACCTCCCCGCAGTACCGTGACAGCAGCCCGGTGCTGCAGGCTCTCGGCCGCGACGTGGAGGTGATCCCCAACGGCATCGACGAGACCTGCTTTCCCTCGCCGGGCGCGCACACGCTGGCCGCCTGGCGCGAGTCGGTCGGCGAAGGGTTCTTCCTCTTCGTGGGCGTGCTGCGCTACTACAAGGGGCTGGAGACGCTGCTGCGCGCCGCGCGCGGCTTCGGCGGGCGCATCGTCATCGCCGGCACGGGGCCCCAGGCCGACCAGCTGCAGGATTACGCCGCGCGCGAGGGCCTCGCCAACGTGAGCTTCGTGGGCCGCGTGAGCGACGAGGACAAGATGGCGCTGCTGCGCCTGGCCCGCGCCTTCGTCTTTCCCTCGCACCTGCGCGCCGAGGCCTTCGGCATGTCGCTGGTCGAGGCCGCGATGAGCGCATTGCCGCTGGTGTGCTGCGAGATCGGCACGGGCACGAGCCTGGTGAACGAAGCCGGCGTCACGGGCGCCACGGTGCCCGCGCAGGACCCGGACGCCTTGCGCGCCGCGATGCAGCGCCTGCTGGACGACCCGGCCCAGGCCGTTCGCATGGGGCAGGCCGCGCGCCGGCGCTTCGAGGAGCTCTTCACGGCCGGCCACATGGCGCGGGCCTACCGGCAGCTTTACGAGAGGGTCAGAGCTCAGCCCTAG